GTTCGCCATTCCGTTTTCTATTATTGTAATATTAGGCTCTTCTCATGGAGTCAACTTAACCGACGGTCTCGACGGATTGGCCGGAGGCACGGCCGGGATAGTGGTTGGGACCTTGAGTCTGATCGCATACGTTTCCGGAACTCCGGTTGCCGCTAATTATCTGAATATCCCTTATCTTCCTCACGCGCACGAATACAGCGTTTTTCTTTCGGCTCTTACCGGAGCTCTGATCGGGTTCCTCTGGTTCAATAGCCATCCCGCTCAGATTTTCATGGGCGACACAGGATCCTTATTTTTAGGGGCTACGATCGGTCTGACTTGCGTAATGTTGAAGAAAGAGATCCTCCTAGTGATTTTGGGGGGAATTTTCGTCGCGGAGTCCCTTTCCGTGATTTTGCAAGTGGGATCCTTTAAGCTGACCCAGAAAAGAATTTTCCGTATGGCGCCGTTACATCACCATTTCGAATTGGGCGGAGTTCCCGAGACAAAGGTGGTAATCCGTTTTTGGATCGCCGCAATCATTCTCGCGATCGTTTCGCTTTCTAGTTTGAAAATTCAATGAAGGCCCTCGGTAGAAGGATAAGGGATTTTTGGGAATCTAAGAACTATCCGTTCGATTTACCCCTCATATCCGCGATTTTCTTTCTACTGTTATTCGGGATTTGCGTGATGTATTCCAGTTCCTCCATTACCGCATGGAGGGACTTCGAGGACTCTGAATACTTCCTAAAGAAGCAATTGATTTGGGCCTCCATAGGCCTTGTAGTATTTCTTATTTTTGCCAACTTTCCTTACGGAAAATTGGAAAGATTCGCGTTAGCCGGAATCATCATCAGTATTCTACTTCTGATTTTGGTCTTTATTCCCGGAATCGGAAAGTCAGTGGGGACGTATTACGGTAGGAACTTTCATCGTTGGATCGGTATCGGCCCTTATCAATTACAACCATCCGAGATCGCCAAATTGGCGGTCGTAATTTATCTTTCCGCGTTAGTCACTAAGCTTAAATCCAAGGAAAATCGGGAGCCGAAGAAATTCATCGTTCCCGGAGTGATCTTACTCTCCGTTCTCGTTTTGATTCTGGCGGAGCCCGCTTTCGGAACCACTATGGAGATTCTTTTCGTAGTCCTTGGTTTCGTCTTTCTATTCGGCTTTCCGATTCGCAATCTTCTCCTCGTAGGATTGGTATCCTTGCCTCTCGCTTATCTATTGGTCAGCCAGGTCGGCTATAGAAGGAAAAGGATGGAGGTTTGGTTGGATCCTTATCGGTTTCGTTACGATGAGGGACACCAATTGGTCACCTCTTTTCGAGCCTTTCTGGACGGCGGATGGTTCGGAAATAAATTAGCTAGCGGTTACGCTCACAGATATCTCACCTATAGCCACACGGACTTCGTTCTTGCTACGTTCGTGGAGGATTTCGGATTCGTGGGGTTTCTATTCTTCTTCGTTTTGGTCCTACTTTTATTATCTAGAGCCTATTTCTTACTCAAGAAGGTCCAGGATCCTTTCGGTTTCTATTTGGGGGCGGGGCTTCTCTTTATCACCGGGACTCAGTTCGTAATCAATAGCTATGTAGTGACCGGTTTGTTTCCGATTACCGGGATCAGTCTACCTTTCATGAGTTACGGAGGGTCCTCCTTACTCGTGGTCTTGGCCTCATTTGGAATTCTTGTCAATATAACGAGAAAAGAAAATATAGGCGTATGAAATCCGTTTTAATCGCAGCGGGAGGGACCGGAGGGCATATCTCCCCGGGAGTGGCCCTCGCGGAGAATCTTGTAGGAAGATTGGACTCTTTGGGCGTAGATAAGGTAGTCCTGCATTCGCTGATCCGAAATAAGGATAATCCGGATTTAAAGCAGGCTCCCTGCGAAGTGGTTTGGCATAATATCCCGCCTTTATCCGGGAACCTTATTTTATTACCTTTTCGTTATGTATTTCAGCTGATACGCTCCTGGATGTCATTTTCGAGATTGAACGTGGATGCGGTGATCGGAATGGGAGGATACTCCAGCGTGCCCGCGATCCTCTACGCCGTATTCTTCCGGAAGAAACTATATCTTTGCGAGCAGAATTGCATTCCGGGAAAGGTGAATCGGATCTTTTTTAAGTTCGCCGATAAGGTGGCTTTCAGCTTTCCTCCCAAGGACCCGAAAGTTTCCGCCCAATGGGAGATATTGGGAAATCCGCTTAGAAGTAAAACGGTTCCTAAGCTTGCGTTGAAATTCAGCGATAAATGGGATCCCAAAAAGAAAAAACAATTTAACGTTTTGGTTATGGGAGGCTCCCAGGGAGCGCGCCAGATCAATAATATGGTCGTGAATCTCATGAAACACGAGGTGATACAGGAAAGATTCCGCTTTAGGATGCTTACCGGGACTGCCTTATATGACGAGGTTTCGAAAAAGACCAAGGACGCGGACCTGATCTCCTATTCGGACAATATGGCCGAGCATTACGAATGGGCGAATCTAGTGATAGCGCGTTCCGGTTCCGGAGTGCTTTCCGAATGCGCTGCCTACGCTCTTCCGATGGTTCTGATCCCTTTCCCATTCGCCAAGGACGACCATCAAACGGCCAATGCCAAATATATGGAAGCGAACGGAGCCGCCGCAACCCTAGAGCAGAGGGACGAGGACGAGAGTAAACTCTTCCGTATTCTGAGCGATTTTGCGGAAAAGCCGGAGATTCTAAACGAAATGTCCATTAAATCTTTGGAATGTTCCCACGTGGAAGCCGCACGCGATACGATCGGTTTCTTTTTCGAGAGCCAGGCCTAATGGGGGAAACCGCTTCTCCCATGAATTCCGAATTTTCTAAACCTTTCTTTCTGGGCATCGGAGGCTCCGGGATGTCCAGCCTTGCCCATATCCTTTTGGATGCAGGATTTTCCGTTTCCGGTTACGACGGAAAGGAAAGCCAAGCCGTTCGGGAGCTTCGGGACAAAGGAGCAAGAATCTACTCCTCGCTTTCCGAAATTCCGAAGGACGAATCCTACGACGCTGCGGTTTATTCTTCCGCTATTCGATTGGATTCTCACCCTATTGCGGGTTTCTTTCGGGACAAGGGAGTCCGATTCTTTCACCGCTCGGACGTTTTGCATTCCTGTTTTTCGGAACTCAAATGCGTTTCCGTCGCAGGTTCTCACGGAAAGACGAGTACTACGGCAATGACCGCTTTTATCTTGGAAGAATTGGGATTTTCTCCCTCCGTCATGGTCGGAGGGGGAGTCGCTTTTTTGGACGGAATCGGTGGAAGATTCGGGAAGGGAAATGTCGCAGTATTCGAGTCGGACGAATCCGACGGGACATTCTTATCGCATCGTGCGCCGGTTCGAATTCTCACGAATATAGACGAGGATCATCTCGATTTTTATCATACGAGGGAGCGATTATTGGAAGCTTTCGCTCGGTATATTTCCTTAACCACGGAGAGAATCGTCTTGGATTTGGACGATCCAGGGATTTGCGAATGCTTGGAAAGAGTCGAGGATAAGAGCAAAATTATAGGATTTACGGAGACCCGGGAGGCGGGCGCAGGTTCCCAAAAAAAAGAAACATTCGGAAAAGTTGATATTACTAACGTCGTTAGATACCGAATCGAATCCAGGCGATTATTTTTCGAAATGGGAGATCGGGAATACTTTTTAACTTCCCGTTTTCCAGGAAGACATTACCTTACGAACTCTCTCGCAGCGGTGCTTACGGCCGCGACTTTGGGAGCGGACCCCGCTGCGGCTGCGGAAGCCGTTTCTCGTTATACGGGCGTTAGGCGAAGGCTGGAATTTTTAGGAAGCAACGATGGAGTGGACGTTTACGACGATTACGGACATCATCCGACGGAGGTGAAGGCGGTTTTATCTTCTATCCGGGAACTTTCACAAGGGACGGGGAGAGCGGTGATCCTTTTCCAACCTCATAGATACACAAGGACTAAGAATTTATTCCGGGAATTTGCATCTAGTCTCGATTACGGCGAGGTCGTTCTTCTTTTGCCTATTTATTCAGCAGGAGAGGACCCGATTCCGGGGGTTGATTCCGGTTTAATCGCGGAAGAAATGAAGAAAAGACCGATTTCTCTCTCCGGAAACCTGTCCTCGGATTTGAAGATTATGCAAGAAATTATTTCCAAAGGCGACGTTTTGGTGAGCCTCGGCGCTGGAAACGTAAGAGACTGGGCCTTGGAATATTTGAAGGCCTGAAGATATTTTTTTCTTCAATTTTCCATCGATTTCCGAACCGGAACAAAACTAGATCGATCGAATTATTGTGCATCAGAAAAAAATATTGGACTAAAGGTATAAAGCATCTATCCTGGACCTGAAAAGTTGAATCGATTTTTTTAATGAAGTTAGTGATCAACATCCCCTGCTATAACGAGGAAAAAACTCTTCCTGCCGTGCTTGCGGAAATTCCGAAAAAAATTCCTGGAATCAAGACGATCGAGGTGCAGATCGTAGACGACGGCTCAAGCGATGATACCGCAAAGATTGCTTCCAAATTCGGATGCAAGGTTTTGGTCCACAAAAGAAATTTAGGTTTAGGTCGGGCATTTAAGACCGGAATGGAAGAGGCGCTTTCCTCCGGCGCGGATATTTTCGTTAATACGGATGCGGATAATCAGTATCCATCTTCCTGTATACCGGAGTTAATCGCTCCGATTCTCGCGGATACTTCCGACATCGTGATCGGAAACAGGGTCCCGTGGAAGGTGAATTACTTTTCTCCCTTGAAAAAGATTTTGCAATGGTTCGGCAATCTGATCGTTAGAACTCTGATAGGAACGGATGTGCCGGATACGATTTCCGGCTTCAGAGCCTATTCCAGAGAGAGTCTATTGAGACTGAACGTTACCACTAAATTTTCCTACGTTCTGGATACTATGGTTCAAGCGATCCGGATGGATCTAACGGTTTCCTCCATTCTGATCCGGACAAATCCTCCTACAAGAGAGTCCCGCCTTTTTAAGAATATGTTCCAACATATATGGAAATCGGGATTATCTTTGATTCGATTATTGGTCATTCATAGACCGTTTCATTTTTTTAGTTTTTTCTCGACTCTGACTTTTTTGCCGGGCGTCCTGATTGCTTTCCGGTTTCTGATTTTTTATTTCAACGGGGAAGGAAAGGGGCATATACAATCCCTTCTATTTGCGGTGATTTTGATCGTCCTTTCTGGATTATTTTTGATTTCCGGAGTTCTGGCTTTCTTAACCGGAATGAATCGGAAAATTTTAGAAGAAATTCTATATCACGAAAAGAAGATGGAGTTCGAGAAAAAAAGGTGATATAAGACTTTATCGATACGATTCTATTATTCGGGTTTGTTTTTTCGGAAAAGAGACGCGATTCCGAACGCGATTCCGTCTCCGATCGTGGTGATGAATCTGAGTAAAATGCCTAGCCCGATCGCGATTCCGGGTTCAAAGCGAGTCGATAAGCTTGCTAATACGATCGCTTCTCTTACTCCTAAACCTGCCGGCGCTCCGGGGGCCAAATAGCCTAAAATCCAGGACCAAGCGAACGTAGTCGTCAAAAAGAAGAAATTGTTTTCCGGAAATTCGAAAACCGTTCTGGAAAGAATATTTAGAATGAGTCCCAGATTTAGAAAAGTTGTAAGATCGAGTAAGATAAGTATTATGAGATTTTTTGTATTAGGTAAATTTAATTTTTCCCCTCCGGTATATTTCGTAAGAAGCCCTTTGCAATACTTGTTGATTAGATGGAATACGATTTTGGGTGCAATAAGAGCGATCAAAAAGAGTAAGGCGAACTCTATGAGTAAAAGATTCGATTTCGAGATGATATGGAAATCGTAAAAGAGAAGTCCGATCGCGCTTATCGATGCTCCTGCAACGACCAATAGCGCAGTTTCAACAATGATCGCCTGTATCGTTTTGGATAAAGGAAATTCTTCCCCTTTGGATAACGTTAGCTTACCTATATGTTGTCCGACATTGCCCGGAAGATATTTGCCGAATTGGGAGAATGCAACGATATAGATCGCTTTTCCGGGAGATATCTTTTGCCCGTAAGATTTAAGCAGAATAAACCAAGCGAATCCCGCTATTAGCATATTACATAAATATAGAAGTAAGGATGTCGCAATGCCGGCGGAGGATTTTAGGTTCCAGGAAATATGAGGTAGATTTTCATAATGTTTAGCCAGATAGAAGATGAAGAAGAATAAGGAAATAGAAACGAAAAGAATTGTGACTATCCGTTTTATTCTGCCAAGGCTCATTTAAGTCCCTTTCTGCACACGAAGATTAGGGTAGAGATCCACGCTTTTATCGGAAAGTAACACCAAACGGGCAGCGATGCCGCAAATTTCGACAATGGATGGTTCGCCTCCACTTCCGCATAGACGGAGATTGCCGTTAGAGTTACTTCCTTTGCTAGAAAGCCGGACCTGGAAAGAAGTGCAACAGCCTTCGATCTAGATAAGGGACGACAGTCGTAAAATTCCCCTTTGCCGGAGATTCGAACGTAGAAATCGGAAATCGATTGCGGAAACCAACTCAGAAGCGGCAATCTATAATGCGGCTCTATTAATCTCCAACGATTCGGAAAGGCTAAGTATAGTATGCCGTCTTTTTTTAAAACTCTTAGAATCTCATTCAGATGTTCTATCTGTTTTTCTTCGGTTCCTACATGTTCGATGACATGGTTCGAGACGACTAAATCGAAACTTTCGTCTAGGAATGGAAGCTTTGTGCCTTCTACGGTTTGGAAACCTATATTTTCCCGCGTCTGTCTTTGGTCTTTCACATCCAAAGCGTTCACTTCTCGGAAGATCTTAGTGAAATATGCCGCGATAAATCCGGAGCCGGTTCCTATTTCTAGAAATTTTTCCTTATTGGCTAATCCGAATCTTTCTACGATCTTATGGATTTTTATCGCTTTTTTGTTTCTAGAAATCTCGTCTAGGATTGCATGGGGTTTTAAATCTCTTTCGGAAGAACGAGTCATTTTCTTCCTCCGTTTGGAAACGACTTACTCACGGTATAGTCTCTTTCTAAGAGAATGCGAAATTCTTGGAGTATTTTTTCTTCGGAGTAAATTCTTTTAGTCTTGCGAGCCGAAGATTTTTTCCATTCTTCCTTTGCTTGTTTGGACATTTTGAGTAATTTTCGTATTTCTTCAATCCAGGATTTTGCGTTATTAGGTTCCACTTTGTGACCCGTGATCCGATCCTGAACGGCATCCGATATTCCTTCCAGATCGCTCGCAAGGAGAACGCATCCTATTGCGGAGGCTTCTATGGCGACCAAACCGAAACCCTCCTTATCCTGATTTCCTTCGATTATTATGTTAGGCATTACTACTAAGGAGCTGTAACGGATATAATCTACGATCTCTTCGGATTTGAGCGTCCCAAGGTAACGCACCCGTTCGCAGTTGATTAATTTTTTTGCATATTCTTGGTCGGATTTACCTCCGGAAACAAAAAAGAGAGTTCCTTGGGGTAGTTTTGGGAGAACGTTTTCGGCAAACCAGAGGGATCCTTTTCTAGGGATTAGTCTTCCGAAGTAAAAAATAGGATACTTGCACCCTAAGTATTCCTTGGGTGGTTCGGGTTTTTGGTCCGAGAACGAGAGTATACCGTTTTTCGGTAAGGAAGGACGCACAACGGAAAGATTCTTGAATCCGGCTTTTTCGGCGATGGATCTCGTCGATTCGGAATTAGCGACTATATTCGAAAATACGCTTTGGCATTTTAGAATGAACGTTAAGTAATATCCGTATATGAAAGGGAGGAGCCCACTTCGATTCGAATACACCAGGTCCAAGCCGTGAACGATCGTAATTCGATTCGCATCTTTACGGACGAGTCGATGTAGTAGGGCCGCCGGAGTTAATATGATATCCGTGAAAATCACAAGATCGTATTTTCGCCCTTTGGATATGCAATAAACGGCGACTTTGATTAGAAAGATCGCCAATGACAAAAGCGATGGAGGTCTGCCGTCGTCCTTTCCCGGTAGAACAAGCAGTTCGATATCGTATTCTCTGGATAAAGCGGAATGTAACTCGAGGGAATACGTTTCCATTCCTCCTATTGCGGGAGGCCATTTTCTGGAAACGAATAATAAAGGTTTTTTCGACAAATCGGTTTTTCCGTACTTTGCGTCTTAAGAGAACGCCTTATCCGGATTCTCCCCCACGAAATTCCAATGTCCCATTTTTCTATCCTGTCTCGGATCGGATTTCCCGTATAGATGCAGGGAATATCTAGGATCGGAGAGGTATTTTTTCCATAATTCGGAGCCGGGTCGGTAATCTTGGCCGAGTATATTCTTCATAGAAGACGGACTCGTGCGGATCTTTTCGGGAAAAGGTAAGCCGGTCAAGGCTCTCAGTTGCAATTGGAATTGGGACATCTCCGCCGCATTCTGGCTGAAATGCCCGGAATTATGCGGGCGGGGTGCGAATTCGTTTAAGAGTATCTTGTCTCCCTTGACGAAGAATTCCAAACCGAAGACCCCTATATAGTCTATACCTTCGGCAAGTATGATGGACGCTTCTCTCATGTCCCGGAGAACGCTTGCCGAAAAATTTCCGGGATGCACGGTCAAATCCAAGATATGATTCCTATGCTTATTCTCGGAAGGAGAGAAGGATATGATTTTGCCTTCTTGGTCGCGAGCGAGAATAACGGATCCTTCCTTATCGAATTCTATCCATTCTTCCAGAATCAGATCCAAGGGCTCCTGTCCTAGAGAACCAACCCAAGCTCGAAATTCTTCCCTGGACTTGAATTTAGTCTGACCTTTTCCGTCGTAACCGAAGGAAGATGTCTTGAGTACCGCGGGAAAGCGTGAGGATTCGGCTGCGGCGGTCGCTTCCGCTTTGTTGGTTATACAGTAAAATGGAACGGTAGGAAGGCCTAGTTTCGAGAACGTATTCTTTTCTCGGATCCTATGTTGAGCGATTCTGATGCAATCCGGGCTGGGAAATACAGGCAAAGAATTCTTCTTGGAATATTCCGAAATAAGACTCAATTCTCCTCCGGGTATATTCTCAAATTCGAATGTAAGAGCGTCGACGGATCCGAGAAAGTTTTTGAGGGAAATGTCGTCTTCGTAAGAGGCAACGACCTCGTTCGCACCTACCTGAGAGGCAGGCGTATTTCTTTCGGGAGAATAGACGGATACGTTATAACCCATGCGTATCGCTTCCTGAGCGAACATTCTTCCCAGTTGGCCCGAACCCATAACTCCTAATCGGGAAGGAGGAAGTAATATTTTCTTCATATTAGATCTTTGTTTTTAGATAAGGCTTCTTCTCTGATCCTGTCCCTATATGCTTCCAATTTGGAAACGAGGCCCTCGTCCTTCAGGGAAAGTATTCTGACTGCGAGTAGTCCCGCATTCTTTGCGCCTGCCGTTCCTATGGCAAGAGTTCCTACGGGAACTCCTCCCGGCATTTGAACGATGGATAGAAGGCTATCCATTCCCGACAGGGATTTGCTTTGGACGGGCACTCCCAATACGGGTAGAGTGGTCAGAGATGCGACCATTCCGGGAAGATGGGCGGCTCCACCTGCTCCGGCGATAATGATTTCATATCCTTGGGATCTGGCCGATTTCGCAAATTCGACCATTTTTTCGGGAGATCTATGCGCGGATACGATCTCCGCCTTGGATTCTATTCCGAATTCCTTAAGAATCTGCACTGCTTCCTTCATGGTTTCCCAATCGGAGCTGCTTCCCATAATGACCGCTACTTTCGTTTGCACCCTTGCAAAATCCTTCGGAAGGGACGGAGAGGCAAGTCCTAAACGTCGGTGCGGAGAGAAGAATTCAGGCCTTCGACGACCCTTTCCAATCTCATTCCTCTGGAAGCTTTAGCTAGTATGTAGGAACCTTTCGGGACTTCATTCTTTACGGTTTCCAATAATTGTTTTAGCCCTTCCTCGTCTCCGGGAAACCAATGAGCAGGTCGCGTCTTGCCCGCCTTTTTTTGGAATCCGGCCAGAGTGGATTGAGAAGAGGAGCCGAATAAATAAATTCCCATACAATTAGGGATAGAACCGGCGAAACTTCCTATCTCGTAATGGAACTTCTTCGCGAATTTGCCTACCTCTTTCAGATCTCCCAAGACGGCGTAGAAACCTTTCTCTCCTGAAAGTTGGGAGCAAGCTTCCAAAGACGAGAACATGGACTCTCTGTTCGCGTTATAAGTATCGTTTAGAATTTTGTAATTCCCGTCTTGGAAATCCAATCTCTTGTCCAGAGTCTTGAAATTTCGGATTCCGTTTTGGATCCAATCCGTAGGAGTTCCAATTTCTTCGAGTAAGGAAACGCATAACGCTAAATTTTCCAAAAGCTTGGTGCCCGGAAGATTCCATTCTAGGATCTCGCCTAAATAGGAGATGGAAAATCCCGACGGATTTTTTTTAAGAATTTCGATCCTTCTCTCCATCGGAACGGTTTTGAATCGAACTCCCTGTTTGTTGGACCTCCTACGAAGTAGATTCTTATAATCTCCGGTTTCAGGATAGAATAGGATCCCCGGTTTTTCCATTCCGTCTAGAATCTCGGCCTTGGCCTTGGCGATTTCCTTTTGGGAGCCCAATAATTCTATATGAGCGGTCCCTACAGTAGTGATGAGAGAATAGTCGGGCCTTGCCATTTCGGTGAGTCTGGCAATCTCTCCTTTATGGTTCATTCCCATCTCACAAACTACGAAACGGGTTTGGGGGCCTATTCTAAATAGAGTGAAAGGAACTCCGATCTCGTTATTATAATTTTTTTCCGTTACTACCAGATTGTTCGCCAAAGGAGAAAGGCAGGAGCCTAGAATTTCCTTAGTAGTGGTTTTACCGCTGGAACCGGTGACTGCGATGATGGTTGGGCGGAATCTGGAACGATGGAAGCCGGCTAATTTTCCTAGAGCGAGTAATGTATCCTTTACTGGGATCGCCTTGACTCGGTCCGATTCCGGAAGGCTTTCCACTATAGGATGGTTTCTTTCCGCAAGAAAATAGGATGCTCCTCTGTTTAACGCGTCTTTTATGAATTCGTGTCCGTCTCGATTGCCCCGCAAGGGAACGAAGATCGACCCAGGCTCGGCTAATCCGGATACTGTGGTAATACTGCGGATAGGATCTTCTTTGCGAAAGGAAAAGTCGGAAGGCACTCCTAAAACCTTGCGTATCGTTTCCGGATCGTATTCGAAAGCTGCCTTCATGAAACCTAAGATCTCTCTTGGGGAAATACTCGCAGTCTATTTTTAGAAAATTCGTCTTGCAAGCTTCGGTTCCGAATCGTCCCGTATTCGGGATGCAAAAATCCTCGGTCGTCCTAGTCGGTCTGGGAAGAATCGCTTCTTCTTTGGAAAAAGACCCTTATAGACAGAAGCCATGCACCCACGCCGGTGTGATCTTTTCTCCTTGGGGAAAGAAAAGATTTCTTTTTGCCGGCGGCATCGATCCCAATCCTGAAAAGAGAAATCGATTCCTGGCCCAATGGAAATTGCGTCCGGAATTCGTAGGATCTTCTCCTTCCGGATTGAAGCTAATAAATCGGATACCCGATTTAGCGGTCATCGCTACTCCCACCGAATCCCATTACCGGGACGCGATGGAATGGATAGAGGCGGGAACGAAGAACCTTCTCATCGAGAAACCGGTTTGCGAAACCTATCTACAGGCCAAGGATCTGGAACGTACTTCTCGTAAGAAAGGAGTCCGGATTTGGGTGAATCACGAGAGAAGGTATCATCCAAAATATGCTTGGGCTAAACAGGTTTTGGATTCGGGAAAATACGGACCGATCCGGATAATACGAGCCTCCGTCCTAACGTCCGCTCTCTCCCCGGGTAGTGCCTATAAGGGAAGGACCGGCCCCTTATTCCATGACGGAACTCATGCCGTGGATTTGATTCATTGGATTCTAGGCAGACCGGATCGAATTCGATCCGTGCTCCATAGACGTAAGGGGATCCCTATCGAAGATAGGGCCCTAGCTTTATTGGAATACAAGGGTGGACCCGTCGTATTTCTGGAGGCGGGGGGAGCCAGGTCTTACTTTCAATTCGAAGTGGATATTATGACGGAAAAGGCAAGGATTCTGCTTTCTAACGATGGAAGCGTTCTATTTGAATCCAAGCCCTCCCGGCGTTATAAGGGATTTAATAGTTTGACGGAAGTCTCATTTCCCAAAAAATTTAGCCTCGGATCGAACCCTTTCCAGAACCTTTACGCCTCAGTCGGGCAAGTATTGCAGGGTCAGTCCGAGAGAATCACGGGAGATATATCGGAAAATTTGGAAATTATGGAACTGCTGGATAAGATTAAAAGAAAGGCCGAAGTCA
The sequence above is a segment of the Leptospira wolffii serovar Khorat str. Khorat-H2 genome. Coding sequences within it:
- a CDS encoding 5-(carboxyamino)imidazole ribonucleotide synthase, with the protein product MKKILLPPSRLGVMGSGQLGRMFAQEAIRMGYNVSVYSPERNTPASQVGANEVVASYEDDISLKNFLGSVDALTFEFENIPGGELSLISEYSKKNSLPVFPSPDCIRIAQHRIREKNTFSKLGLPTVPFYCITNKAEATAAAESSRFPAVLKTSSFGYDGKGQTKFKSREEFRAWVGSLGQEPLDLILEEWIEFDKEGSVILARDQEGKIISFSPSENKHRNHILDLTVHPGNFSASVLRDMREASIILAEGIDYIGVFGLEFFVKGDKILLNEFAPRPHNSGHFSQNAAEMSQFQLQLRALTGLPFPEKIRTSPSSMKNILGQDYRPGSELWKKYLSDPRYSLHLYGKSDPRQDRKMGHWNFVGENPDKAFS
- the purE gene encoding 5-(carboxyamino)imidazole ribonucleotide mutase; translation: MQTKVAVIMGSSSDWETMKEAVQILKEFGIESKAEIVSAHRSPEKMVEFAKSARSQGYEIIIAGAGGAAHLPGMVASLTTLPVLGVPVQSKSLSGMDSLLSIVQMPGGVPVGTLAIGTAGAKNAGLLAVRILSLKDEGLVSKLEAYRDRIREEALSKNKDLI
- a CDS encoding UDP-N-acetylmuramoyl-tripeptide--D-alanyl-D-alanine ligase, whose protein sequence is MKAAFEYDPETIRKVLGVPSDFSFRKEDPIRSITTVSGLAEPGSIFVPLRGNRDGHEFIKDALNRGASYFLAERNHPIVESLPESDRVKAIPVKDTLLALGKLAGFHRSRFRPTIIAVTGSSGKTTTKEILGSCLSPLANNLVVTEKNYNNEIGVPFTLFRIGPQTRFVVCEMGMNHKGEIARLTEMARPDYSLITTVGTAHIELLGSQKEIAKAKAEILDGMEKPGILFYPETGDYKNLLRRRSNKQGVRFKTVPMERRIEILKKNPSGFSISYLGEILEWNLPGTKLLENLALCVSLLEEIGTPTDWIQNGIRNFKTLDKRLDFQDGNYKILNDTYNANRESMFSSLEACSQLSGEKGFYAVLGDLKEVGKFAKKFHYEIGSFAGSIPNCMGIYLFGSSSQSTLAGFQKKAGKTRPAHWFPGDEEGLKQLLETVKNEVPKGSYILAKASRGMRLERVVEGLNSSLRTDV
- a CDS encoding Gfo/Idh/MocA family protein is translated as MQKSSVVLVGLGRIASSLEKDPYRQKPCTHAGVIFSPWGKKRFLFAGGIDPNPEKRNRFLAQWKLRPEFVGSSPSGLKLINRIPDLAVIATPTESHYRDAMEWIEAGTKNLLIEKPVCETYLQAKDLERTSRKKGVRIWVNHERRYHPKYAWAKQVLDSGKYGPIRIIRASVLTSALSPGSAYKGRTGPLFHDGTHAVDLIHWILGRPDRIRSVLHRRKGIPIEDRALALLEYKGGPVVFLEAGGARSYFQFEVDIMTEKARILLSNDGSVLFESKPSRRYKGFNSLTEVSFPKKFSLGSNPFQNLYASVGQVLQGQSERITGDISENLEIMELLDKIKRKAEVRTIGEK